A part of Myxococcales bacterium genomic DNA contains:
- a CDS encoding dehydrogenase E1 component subunit alpha/beta has product MSTAMVTTASKRKNPKRITKAHGLEADVLLKAYETMFCSRSLDEKMLILLRQGKSYFHIGAMGHEAVQMACGLAMRPKLDFLFPYYRDQTLCLALGQSPYEFLLAFLARQGDPHSGGRQMPMHYGNKSLNIPTSSSSTGTQFLQALGCAFAAMRIHEKNPKEEMAVTVCTTGDGTTSQGEFYEALSWAARAKAPIVFLVENNRYAISVNIQEQRPGAAIADNHKNFFGLRTQKVDGCDVEASFKVLKSAIEHARSGGGPTLVEADVVRLLSHSSSDDQKKYRVKSELAKDLARDPIEALRKKLLSEKIITEKNLAHRESKIKNDVDEAADRALKTPNPARSEAITHVWSNQKEPPLVTDVKLGKEPVVLVDAVNQALKEALATDEKVLVFGQDVAYGKGGVFTATRGLSDQFGTERCFNAPLAEASIVGVAIGLAMRGFRPVPEIQFGDYIWTAMMQIRNELATIRYRSNNQFSAPVVIRVPVGGYIHGGLCHSQNIEATFAHFPGIKIALPSTAIDAYGLLKTALSGQDPVLFLEHKALYRQSFARSCLPIKEGYKIPFGKGVIRKAGRDVTVVTYGILVQRALEAAQQLEDSQISVEIIDLRTIVPYDRELIFQSVKKTGKILVLHEDMRFMGFGAEIASDIAENCFMDLDAPVKRLAAKDAPVPYNSDLEEEVLPQVSDIVREIEELSRF; this is encoded by the coding sequence ATGAGTACAGCCATGGTTACCACAGCCTCAAAGAGAAAGAATCCTAAACGTATAACTAAAGCTCATGGTCTAGAAGCCGATGTCTTATTAAAGGCTTACGAGACAATGTTTTGTTCTCGTAGCCTTGATGAGAAGATGCTTATCTTGCTACGACAAGGCAAAAGCTATTTTCATATTGGAGCAATGGGACACGAAGCAGTTCAGATGGCTTGTGGTTTGGCAATGAGACCAAAACTGGATTTCTTGTTTCCCTACTATCGCGATCAAACGCTCTGTCTGGCTCTAGGACAAAGTCCCTATGAATTTCTTCTCGCATTTTTGGCGCGTCAAGGAGATCCACACAGCGGTGGCAGGCAAATGCCTATGCACTACGGTAATAAGTCCTTGAATATTCCTACCAGCTCGTCGTCAACCGGAACGCAGTTTCTTCAAGCATTGGGGTGCGCTTTCGCGGCCATGCGCATCCATGAAAAAAATCCCAAAGAAGAAATGGCGGTAACAGTTTGTACAACAGGAGATGGAACTACCTCGCAAGGAGAGTTTTACGAAGCATTGAGTTGGGCTGCCCGAGCTAAGGCCCCCATTGTATTTTTAGTGGAAAATAATCGCTACGCTATTAGTGTTAATATTCAAGAACAACGTCCTGGAGCAGCAATTGCTGACAATCATAAAAATTTTTTCGGTTTGAGAACCCAAAAAGTTGATGGCTGTGATGTAGAAGCGAGTTTTAAAGTATTAAAGTCTGCTATTGAGCATGCACGTTCGGGGGGAGGGCCCACTTTGGTAGAAGCGGATGTTGTCCGTCTTCTATCTCATAGCTCATCAGACGATCAGAAAAAATATCGTGTCAAATCAGAACTCGCCAAAGATCTAGCACGTGATCCAATCGAGGCGTTGAGAAAAAAATTGCTGAGCGAGAAAATTATTACTGAAAAAAACTTAGCTCATAGAGAAAGTAAAATTAAAAATGATGTCGATGAAGCAGCTGATAGAGCATTAAAAACTCCTAACCCTGCTCGAAGCGAAGCCATCACACATGTATGGTCAAATCAAAAAGAACCCCCTTTAGTTACAGATGTAAAACTTGGAAAAGAGCCAGTCGTTCTCGTCGATGCCGTTAACCAAGCTTTGAAAGAAGCATTGGCTACCGATGAAAAGGTATTGGTATTCGGTCAGGATGTTGCTTATGGGAAAGGCGGTGTTTTTACTGCCACGAGAGGATTGAGCGACCAATTTGGAACTGAGAGGTGTTTCAATGCGCCTTTGGCCGAGGCAAGTATTGTTGGAGTGGCTATTGGTCTCGCTATGAGAGGTTTTCGACCTGTTCCGGAAATTCAGTTTGGCGATTATATATGGACAGCAATGATGCAAATAAGAAACGAGCTAGCCACAATTCGCTATCGATCAAACAATCAATTTTCAGCGCCAGTTGTTATTCGAGTTCCCGTTGGCGGTTATATTCATGGTGGTTTGTGTCACTCTCAAAATATTGAGGCTACTTTTGCTCACTTTCCCGGAATTAAGATAGCGCTTCCATCAACAGCTATTGATGCTTATGGTCTCTTGAAAACAGCTCTTTCAGGACAAGATCCAGTTTTATTTTTAGAACATAAAGCATTGTATAGGCAAAGTTTTGCCCGTTCATGTTTACCGATCAAAGAAGGTTATAAAATCCCATTTGGTAAAGGAGTTATCAGGAAGGCTGGTAGGGATGTTACGGTGGTGACCTATGGCATTTTAGTACAGCGAGCGCTGGAAGCTGCTCAACAGTTAGAAGACTCCCAGATAAGCGTAGAGATTATTGATCTGCGTACGATTGTTCCCTACGATCGTGAACTTATTTTTCAATCGGTAAAAAAGACAGGCAAAATTTTGGTGCTGCACGAAGATATGCGTTTTATGGGTTTTGGTGCAGAAATCGCAAGTGATATAGCCGAAAATTGTTTTATGGATCTTGATGCCCCGGTAAAACGCCTTGCAGCAAAAGATGCGCCAGTGCCATACAATTCTGATCTTGAGGAGGAAGTTTTACCGCAGGTATCTGATATAGTGAGAGAGATTGAAGAGCTAAGTAGGTTTTAG
- a CDS encoding branched-chain amino acid transport system II carrier protein has protein sequence MDKIKQLFSANFFTAGLAMFAMFFGSGNLIFPVGVGRVAAEQNVWAMLGLFATAILLPFFGICLMLLYNGEQEQFFQKIGIIPGKLITFAILALIGPFGVLPRCIAFSYSTLSLYFESVNLASFAVVSCLLIFIFSYKENDVVGIIGNFLTPILLISLAIIIFNGLRADEIETLVDNKAAAWDMVRFGFLEGYKTFDVFAALFFASAVIPSFRNVLGEKINDKKSLLKLAVKSSVVGGLLLFSVYCGLSFVAANLRGALTGVAGDKLLGVIATLTMGKTAGLIANSIVFLACLTTAISLALVSAEYIKKEVCREKISYGRSLSITMGITLVMSLLGFDGIMRMIIPVLMVLYPATIILMIVSALNYFFAFPYIKIPFYTTLLCSLMITLFF, from the coding sequence ATGGATAAGATCAAGCAACTTTTTAGTGCCAATTTTTTTACTGCGGGTTTGGCTATGTTTGCCATGTTTTTTGGCTCTGGTAATTTAATTTTTCCTGTGGGAGTTGGGCGGGTTGCAGCTGAACAAAATGTCTGGGCTATGTTGGGGCTTTTTGCAACGGCAATTCTGTTGCCATTTTTTGGCATATGCTTGATGCTTCTCTACAATGGAGAGCAAGAACAATTTTTCCAAAAAATCGGTATCATACCAGGCAAGCTTATTACTTTTGCTATTCTTGCTTTGATTGGGCCTTTTGGAGTATTACCTCGTTGCATTGCCTTTTCCTACTCAACGCTTTCGCTTTATTTTGAATCAGTAAACCTAGCAAGCTTTGCTGTTGTTTCTTGCCTCTTGATTTTTATCTTTTCCTATAAAGAAAACGATGTCGTCGGTATCATTGGAAATTTTTTAACCCCGATTCTTCTTATCTCACTGGCTATAATAATTTTTAATGGTCTTAGAGCCGATGAAATAGAAACCTTAGTTGATAATAAAGCAGCCGCTTGGGATATGGTGCGTTTTGGTTTTCTTGAGGGTTATAAGACCTTTGACGTTTTTGCTGCGCTGTTTTTTGCAAGCGCCGTGATTCCATCATTTCGTAATGTATTAGGTGAAAAAATAAATGACAAAAAATCTTTATTAAAACTTGCTGTGAAGTCAAGCGTAGTAGGAGGTCTGCTCTTATTTAGTGTGTACTGTGGGCTTAGTTTTGTTGCAGCAAATTTGAGGGGAGCATTAACTGGGGTCGCTGGAGACAAATTATTAGGTGTTATAGCAACTCTCACCATGGGGAAAACAGCAGGTCTCATAGCCAATTCGATCGTGTTTTTGGCATGCTTGACGACCGCTATTTCTCTTGCCTTGGTATCAGCTGAATATATTAAAAAAGAAGTATGCCGTGAAAAAATTAGCTATGGTCGCTCTTTGAGTATAACAATGGGGATTACTCTCGTTATGTCACTCTTAGGTTTTGATGGCATTATGCGCATGATAATACCAGTATTGATGGTGTTGTATCCTGCAACTATTATTTTAATGATTGTTAGTGCTCTCAATTATTTCTTTGCTTTTCCCTATATAAAAATTCCTTTTTATACAACCTTACTGTGCTCTTTGATGATTACGCTGTTTTTCTAA